From the Tripterygium wilfordii isolate XIE 37 chromosome 6, ASM1340144v1, whole genome shotgun sequence genome, one window contains:
- the LOC120000730 gene encoding mavicyanin-like: MTTKTQMVVVFLSTIFSLQYLTVFCFEYQVGGNTGWVVPPPNDTRIYNDWASENRFKVGDTVRFRYKKDSVMEVTEEDYKKCNSSHPNYFSNIGNSLYRLEHSGAFYFISGVSGHCEKGQRMIIKVISEDQDSSSSSSSPSGGGDSNSATSVAATLYELTIIIFVDGKSKRLPITIDKFSDDYALPSRFNVFGGMSCGMRALRVNT, from the exons ATGACCACCAAAACACAAATGGTGGTGGTCTTCTTGTCAACCATTTTCTCTCTTCAATACCTCACTGTGTTTTGCTTTGAGTACCAAGTTGGTGGCAACACTGGCTGGGTTGTCCCTCCTCCTAATGACACCAGAATCTACAATGATTGGGCCTCTGAAAATAGGTTCAAAGTTGGTGACACAGTcc GTTTTAGGTACAAGAAGGATTCAGTGATGGAGGTGACAGAAGAGGATTACAAGAAATGCAATTCATCACACCCAAATTACTTCTCCAACATTGGGAACAGTTTGTACAGGTTGGAGCATTCAGGGGCATTTTACTTCATAAGTGGTGTTTCAGGGCACTGTGAGAAGGGGCAGAGGATGATCATCAAAGTCATTTCAGAGGATCaagactcttcttcttcttcttcttctccatctgGTGGTGGTGACAGCAATTCTGCTACTTCAGTTGCTGCTACA CTATATGAACTAACTATAATTATTTTTGTGGATGGAAAATCGAAACGCTTGCCAATTACCATTGACAAATTCTCCGATGATTATGCTCTCCCATCAAGATTCAACGTCTTTGGAGGCATGAGCTGTGGCATGCGTGCTTTGCGAGTTAATACGTAG